Proteins from a genomic interval of Tenacibaculum sp. SZ-18:
- the nqrF gene encoding NADH:ubiquinone reductase (Na(+)-transporting) subunit F, which produces MFLEVSTGGTVAITVIAFLTITLLLVALLLFVKQKLAPSGPVKITINGEKTIEVASGGTLLSTLGNEKIFLPSACGGGGSCVQCECHVNSGGGEALPTETPHFTRKELQHGIRLACQVKVKQDMDISIPEEIFGIKKWEAVVVRNYNVATFIKEFVVEIPEEMDYKAGGYIQIEIPQCEIKYSDMDITAHPDDHPGEPNKFQADWDKFGLWPLVMKNDDIVERAYSMASYPAEGREIMLNVRIATPPWDRSKNAWMDVNPGVASSYIFNQKQGDKVTISGPYGEFFINESDAEMLYVGGGAGMAPMRSHIYHLFRTLKTGRKVTYWYGGRSKAELFYIHYFRALEKDFPNFKFYLALSEPLEQDNWKVKKDINDESGDGFVGFIHQVVIDQYLSKHESPEDLELYFCGPPLMNKAVQKMGEDFGLDDENIRFDDFGG; this is translated from the coding sequence ATGTTTTTAGAAGTAAGTACAGGAGGAACAGTTGCAATAACGGTAATCGCGTTTTTAACAATTACATTGTTATTAGTTGCGTTATTATTATTTGTAAAGCAAAAACTGGCTCCATCCGGACCAGTTAAGATTACTATAAATGGAGAGAAAACAATTGAAGTTGCTTCAGGAGGAACTTTATTATCTACATTAGGTAATGAGAAAATATTTTTACCGTCAGCTTGTGGTGGAGGTGGTTCTTGTGTTCAATGTGAGTGTCACGTAAATTCCGGTGGAGGTGAAGCTTTACCAACGGAAACACCTCACTTTACGCGTAAAGAATTACAGCATGGTATTCGTTTAGCATGTCAGGTAAAAGTAAAACAAGATATGGATATTTCGATTCCAGAAGAGATTTTTGGAATTAAGAAATGGGAAGCTGTTGTCGTAAGAAATTACAACGTTGCAACTTTTATTAAAGAATTTGTAGTTGAAATTCCAGAAGAAATGGACTACAAAGCGGGCGGATATATTCAGATAGAAATACCGCAATGTGAGATTAAATATTCTGATATGGATATTACAGCTCACCCAGATGATCATCCAGGAGAGCCAAATAAATTCCAAGCAGATTGGGACAAATTTGGATTATGGCCATTAGTCATGAAAAATGACGATATAGTCGAAAGAGCTTACTCTATGGCTTCTTATCCAGCCGAAGGAAGAGAAATCATGTTAAATGTACGTATTGCTACTCCGCCATGGGACAGATCTAAAAATGCATGGATGGATGTCAATCCAGGTGTAGCATCATCTTACATATTTAACCAAAAACAAGGTGACAAAGTAACGATTTCAGGACCTTATGGAGAATTCTTTATTAATGAATCTGATGCTGAAATGTTATATGTAGGTGGTGGGGCAGGTATGGCACCAATGCGTTCACATATTTATCACCTATTTAGAACATTAAAAACTGGTAGAAAAGTAACATACTGGTATGGAGGTCGTTCTAAAGCAGAATTATTCTACATTCACTACTTTAGAGCCTTAGAAAAAGATTTTCCAAACTTCAAATTTTATTTAGCTTTATCAGAGCCATTAGAGCAAGATAACTGGAAAGTTAAAAAAGATATAAATGATGAATCAGGAGATGGTTTCGTTGGTTTTATTCACCAAGTTGTAATAGACCAATATTTATCTAAACACGAAAGTCCTGAAGATTTAGAACTTTATTTCTGTGGTCCACCATTAATGAATAAAGCAGTTCAAAAAATGGGTGAGGATTTTGGTCTTGATGATGAAAATATCAGATTTGATGACTTTGGAGGTTAA
- the nqrE gene encoding NADH:ubiquinone reductase (Na(+)-transporting) subunit E, whose translation MEHIELFFKSIFIDNMVFATFLGMCSYLAVSKKVSTAVGLGAAVIFVLAVTVPVNWLLDQYLLQPGALSWLGEEYAGYDLSFLSFIMFIATIATMVQLVEIIVEKFAPALYNSLGIFLPLIAVNCAILGGSLFMQSREIPTLGLSLVYGVGSGIGWFLAILAIAAIREKIRYSQVPGPLRGLGITFIITGLMAIGFMSFGGMLTGGDDAGKKKEVTQAEVQIEKKEKAKEDVEKLATNTKEITE comes from the coding sequence ATGGAACATATAGAATTATTTTTCAAGTCAATTTTTATAGATAACATGGTATTTGCAACCTTCTTAGGAATGTGTTCATACCTAGCAGTATCTAAAAAGGTATCTACAGCGGTAGGTTTAGGAGCAGCAGTCATTTTCGTATTAGCTGTAACAGTACCAGTAAACTGGTTACTAGATCAATATTTATTACAACCAGGGGCTTTATCTTGGTTAGGTGAAGAATATGCAGGTTACGATTTAAGTTTCTTATCGTTTATTATGTTTATCGCAACAATCGCAACCATGGTACAATTAGTTGAGATTATCGTTGAGAAATTTGCACCGGCATTATATAACTCTTTAGGTATTTTCTTACCATTAATCGCTGTAAACTGTGCGATTTTAGGAGGTTCTTTATTTATGCAATCAAGAGAAATTCCAACTTTAGGTTTATCATTAGTTTATGGAGTGGGCTCAGGAATTGGATGGTTCTTAGCAATATTAGCAATTGCAGCTATTCGAGAGAAAATCAGATATTCGCAAGTGCCAGGTCCATTAAGAGGTCTAGGTATTACTTTTATTATTACGGGTTTAATGGCTATCGGATTTATGAGTTTCGGTGGAATGTTAACAGGTGGTGATGATGCAGGTAAGAAGAAAGAAGTAACTCAAGCTGAAGTTCAAATTGAAAAGAAAGAAAAGGCTAAGGAGGATGTAGAGAAATTAGCAACTAACACTAAAGAAATTACAGAATAA
- a CDS encoding NADH:ubiquinone reductase (Na(+)-transporting) subunit D has protein sequence MGLLSKKDTKLITDPLADNNPITIQVLGICSALAITAELQASIVMSISVLFVLGVGNVVISLMRNIIPSKIRIIVQLIVVATLVIIVDLVLKAFAYELSKTLSVFVGLIITNCIIMGRFEAFALGNGPWRSFLDGIGNALGYAAILIIVGFFRELLGSGTLLGVKVLGDPIEKTGLYALGYENNGFMLLSPMALIVVGIIIWVQRSRNKALIED, from the coding sequence ATGGGACTTTTATCAAAGAAAGACACAAAGTTAATCACTGACCCGTTAGCGGATAACAATCCAATTACGATTCAGGTATTAGGTATTTGTTCTGCTTTAGCAATTACAGCAGAATTACAAGCCTCAATAGTAATGTCTATTTCTGTATTATTTGTATTAGGAGTAGGTAACGTAGTAATCTCATTAATGAGAAATATAATTCCATCTAAAATTAGGATTATAGTACAGTTAATTGTAGTTGCTACCTTAGTAATTATCGTTGATTTAGTATTAAAGGCTTTTGCTTACGAATTGAGTAAGACACTATCCGTTTTCGTCGGATTAATTATTACTAACTGTATTATTATGGGACGTTTTGAAGCGTTTGCCTTAGGGAATGGACCTTGGAGATCATTCTTAGATGGTATTGGAAATGCTTTAGGATATGCTGCAATCTTAATTATTGTAGGATTTTTTAGAGAGTTGTTAGGTTCTGGTACTTTATTAGGTGTAAAAGTATTGGGAGATCCAATTGAAAAGACAGGTTTATATGCTTTAGGATATGAAAATAATGGATTCATGTTATTATCTCCAATGGCGTTAATCGTTGTTGGTATTATCATTTGGGTACAACGTAGTAGAAACAAAGCATTAATTGAAGACTAA
- a CDS encoding Na(+)-translocating NADH-quinone reductase subunit C: protein MSNKTDSNGYTVLFAVGMVVVVGALLASIFSLTKPLITINEKVEKQQNILYAMGVNENDETSVNFVAADKAEEIFGKYITKQVVIENNVPREDDKAYLIDVKKEQAIAKQGKARKLPLFVGEKDNQTFYIAPIRGKGLWDAIWGYVAMDKKMVVQGVFFDHKGETPGLGANIKQRFFMDDFTGEDLMSNGEFKGIAVSKSNADPKNDDKNDNAVDAIAGATITGDGVAAMIKSELKLYVPYFKTLK, encoded by the coding sequence ATGAGTAACAAGACAGACAGTAATGGGTACACGGTATTATTCGCAGTAGGAATGGTTGTGGTTGTAGGTGCATTATTAGCTTCTATATTTTCACTAACAAAACCGTTAATTACAATCAACGAAAAAGTTGAGAAGCAACAGAATATTTTATACGCTATGGGAGTTAATGAGAATGATGAAACTAGCGTTAATTTTGTAGCCGCTGATAAAGCAGAAGAAATTTTTGGAAAGTATATTACAAAGCAAGTTGTTATTGAGAATAATGTTCCAAGAGAAGATGATAAAGCATATTTAATCGATGTAAAAAAGGAACAAGCCATAGCAAAACAAGGTAAGGCTAGAAAATTACCTCTATTTGTTGGAGAAAAAGATAACCAAACATTCTATATTGCTCCTATTAGAGGAAAAGGATTGTGGGATGCTATTTGGGGATATGTTGCAATGGATAAAAAAATGGTAGTTCAGGGAGTATTTTTCGATCACAAAGGAGAAACACCTGGTTTAGGAGCGAATATTAAGCAACGTTTCTTTATGGATGATTTTACTGGAGAGGATTTGATGAGCAATGGTGAGTTCAAAGGAATCGCTGTCTCTAAGTCTAATGCAGATCCTAAAAACGATGATAAAAATGACAACGCGGTAGATGCAATTGCAGGAGCTACTATTACTGGTGACGGAGTAGCTGCTATGATTAAGTCAGAGTTAAAATTATACGTACCTTACTTTAAAACTTTAAAATAA